One window of Atribacter laminatus genomic DNA carries:
- a CDS encoding extracellular solute-binding protein: MFDFSQSKWCTKKTAFFLMVIFVFLVLTPLVSATTIQWLAHPVHFAVTGDGELLKQFQEKTGIEVVPVLYGVDVIMEKAMMEMLSGSSTFDVISLSNTTWRNDLGSDVFLELDSRISEIEDYDDYVPGLIEAFRAADGKLVALPIRSGAAMLHYREDLYNEFGLAVPVTIDEFVSNAQALTKDTTGDGVVDVYGYAFMGKEGSQLIDDFESWLYPHGGAFFDGEKVVVNNEAGVEAAALLTDLLNTFKVVPAGTLSYTSSEVKTAMQEGLAAMTTLWWQYNIDWNKPELSKIAGNARMAKLPQKPDKGLGYGHMGCWAVFIDKNCKEVEAAWEFIKFISSAEAQKYMVARGNGPTRLSSFQSEEFINAVGPEAAAIIADVYAVGKMPSPSPIFPEARETVARELHQAFTGAKTPKQAMDDAASAIQKLIQ; encoded by the coding sequence ATGTTTGATTTTTCTCAATCGAAATGGTGTACCAAAAAGACAGCGTTTTTCCTTATGGTTATATTCGTTTTCCTGGTTTTAACCCCTTTGGTTTCAGCGACTACAATTCAATGGTTAGCCCACCCAGTTCATTTCGCTGTAACTGGCGACGGTGAGTTACTCAAGCAATTTCAAGAAAAAACTGGAATTGAAGTTGTACCGGTGCTCTATGGAGTAGACGTCATCATGGAGAAAGCCATGATGGAAATGCTTTCGGGAAGCAGCACCTTTGATGTTATCTCCTTATCCAATACGACTTGGCGTAACGATTTAGGATCGGATGTCTTCCTTGAACTGGATTCCCGCATTTCTGAAATTGAGGATTATGATGATTACGTACCCGGTCTCATCGAAGCTTTCCGAGCTGCAGATGGAAAATTGGTTGCTTTGCCGATCAGATCCGGCGCAGCCATGCTTCATTATCGCGAAGATCTCTATAATGAATTCGGATTAGCCGTGCCAGTAACCATAGATGAATTTGTCAGCAATGCTCAAGCTCTCACCAAGGACACAACCGGAGATGGGGTTGTGGATGTATATGGATACGCTTTCATGGGAAAAGAAGGATCGCAGCTTATTGATGATTTTGAAAGCTGGCTCTATCCCCATGGCGGTGCTTTTTTTGATGGTGAGAAGGTTGTAGTGAATAATGAAGCCGGTGTAGAAGCCGCCGCTTTACTGACCGATCTTCTCAATACCTTTAAGGTCGTTCCCGCCGGAACTCTTTCCTATACCTCCAGTGAAGTCAAAACTGCCATGCAGGAAGGTTTGGCTGCCATGACCACTCTTTGGTGGCAATATAATATTGACTGGAACAAACCAGAGCTTTCTAAAATCGCTGGCAATGCACGAATGGCCAAACTTCCGCAAAAACCCGATAAAGGATTAGGATATGGGCATATGGGTTGCTGGGCAGTGTTTATTGATAAAAACTGCAAAGAAGTCGAGGCTGCTTGGGAATTCATTAAGTTTATCTCCAGTGCCGAGGCCCAAAAATACATGGTCGCTCGTGGAAATGGTCCAACTCGTTTATCGAGCTTCCAGAGTGAGGAATTTATCAATGCAGTAGGACCAGAAGCTGCCGCGATCATTGCCGATGTGTACGCCGTCGGGAAAATGCCTTCTCCTTCTCCAATCTTCCCCGAAGCCCGGGAGACAGTCGCTCGCGAGCTTCATCAAGCATTCACCGGTGCCAAAACCCCCAAACAGGCAATGGATGATGCCGCTAGCGCAATTCAGAAACTCATTCAATAA
- a CDS encoding ABC transporter ATP-binding protein → MENSGEIMLQVEHLKVEVGNEIILKDVNLTIGEGEVHILLGPNGAGKTTLLMAIMGMPGYTILDGRIIFQEKDITSLSVEERSQLGIGMAFQKMPTIPGVQLQTLGKLIVEKHKNSISVDEVSEKVNCGSLLNRSIGQGFSGGEAKRAELFQLLLHRPMFSMIDEPESGVDLDNISLVGIALQELFDRKLVRKKKRSGLIITHTGFILDYINAEMGHVLMDGKIICQGNPRDIFSGIKLNGYEACVRCER, encoded by the coding sequence ATGGAGAATTCAGGTGAAATTATGCTTCAGGTTGAACATTTAAAAGTTGAGGTAGGTAACGAGATCATTTTGAAAGACGTAAATCTTACCATTGGTGAGGGTGAAGTTCATATTTTACTTGGACCCAATGGAGCTGGAAAAACAACTCTATTAATGGCTATCATGGGAATGCCAGGATATACTATTTTAGATGGGCGAATAATTTTTCAGGAAAAAGACATAACTTCTCTGAGTGTAGAAGAACGTTCCCAACTGGGGATAGGAATGGCTTTCCAAAAGATGCCGACTATACCAGGAGTCCAACTTCAAACTCTCGGGAAATTAATTGTTGAAAAACATAAAAACTCAATATCCGTTGATGAGGTTTCGGAGAAAGTAAATTGTGGTTCTCTTTTAAATCGTAGTATTGGTCAAGGATTTTCTGGAGGAGAAGCAAAGCGGGCTGAGCTTTTTCAACTTCTTTTGCATCGTCCTATGTTTTCTATGATCGATGAACCAGAATCGGGTGTTGATCTTGATAACATATCGCTGGTAGGAATTGCCCTCCAAGAGCTTTTTGATAGGAAGTTAGTGAGAAAGAAAAAACGATCAGGGTTAATCATCACTCATACCGGGTTTATTCTGGATTATATAAATGCTGAAATGGGGCATGTTTTAATGGATGGGAAAATAATTTGCCAAGGGAACCCGAGGGATATTTTTTCCGGTATTAAGCTCAATGGATATGAAGCCTGCGTGAGGTGCGAGCGATGA